CTTagtaaataaacaaaatgataTCATTTATGTTTGATGGATTAAGGAACCTAATTTATCTtaggtattattattattattactatatcCATGGTATGTGTAAGATTGGAAATTAAGGTATCCATACCTGCACCCTACCCATTAAAATTTGTGAGTAATTATATGTACCAGAGCCAATCCCCATAAATTGGGCATTTGTCCTATTCATGTATGCGTAATTTTTGTAGGTAGTCAATGAGTACATTACAGATTGCCATCCCTATCTAGAGTTGACCATGCTTAGACTCgactttttattaaatgattcgGGTCAATCTAATTGTAGGTTGTTAGTGgtgaattatcttttttttttttatacgatGACAAATTACAACTATATGAGGTATGAGCAGTACGCATGAAGTCTTCTATGAATTAGATAAGATTACTATCAACGATAAAGATTTTATTCATAGTATTTAGTATCCATGTGATTGGTAATAACGAAAAGGTAAAcactaattaacaatttttttaaaaaaattaaccaacaaaGGTTGGTCCAATTAGTAAGAAATGAACTTATATTCTGAAATAGTGTAGTTTTGATTTTTAgtcattataaaatttttattggtgaataatatataagtattttCATTAGTGTCTTTTAAACTTTAAgacatattttgatttaatgaaTCATTGAAATCTAACTCacataaactttattttatgagaaaaaaaattctcttatttttatctctcaTTTAATATCAAGAGGatttaaagaaagtaaaaaaaaaattaaaatatataagaaaaagagaTACATTATTTTACTTATCCAATCACAattcatcatatataataaaaatattaatttctaaaataattatctaaacTCAATGGTATCTCAAATTTATTTACTTGATAATTatctacaaaatataataaatattatctatatataaattTCTGATCTTGCTTAATAACGAAAcaagatatatatatcatcTTTCCCTCCTCACTTCTCCCCGAgcttaaaagaaagaaatttctTAACCTTACCCTCACCCTTTTTATCTATTGTAACTGTTGAAAGTATTTGGGCCGGATTGGGTTAAACAAAGGACATAGAAAGAAGGGTGTTGCTCACTGGTGAGTGGTGAATGGTGATCTCATCTCAGTGCAATCCTCCGTAGCATATATTCATTCTCTCATAGTTATAAATAATCCCGAATCGAGGTGTCGGTTTTGAAAAGAGTTAACagtctcttctcttctcttcgcTCCTCCACTTGTTTGCCCTTCATGGCGGCATCTCAGGCAAGCCTTCTCCTTCAAAAGCAGCTCAAAGGTACGTACGCACGCACGccgcctctctctctctctctctctctctttattctTCTGGTTTGCTTTTCCCGCAAAAAATAAGTCCCTGTTTCGCGTGGATTCTCCGCGATGTTCTGATTGCCCTTTCCTCGCAGATCTTTGCAAAAACCCCGTCGACGGCTTCTCTGCCGGTTTGGTCGATGAAACCAACATTTTCGAATGGAGTGTCACCATAATTGGACCGCCCGATACTCTTTAGTAAGCCCCTTTTGATTAATATATCATGCTTTTGCTTTTGCCACTCTGACGGAATTTTTTTTCTGTGATTCTCGATTCAAAGTTTGGATTTTTGGGTTTTGGGTTTTGATTGATTATGTCTTTCTTTTGGGGTTGGGTTATGGGCAGGGATTTATCCTCACTTCCCGAAGATCGCGTTTTTAATTGCTTTTTTTGGGTACTTGAACAGTTTTATTGATTTAATGAGTTTGTTCCTTGCCTACCCTAATCACGAGAATTCATTGCGGTTGTTGTAGTTGTTGTTGGgacttttaatatttaattgtagCGATTCCTCTCAAAGCTGATGCTTTTCCAAATTACTGTTTACTATTGGGATTGATCTAGGTTGGGTTCGCTTGATTACACCAGAAAATGTTCTAAGTTGTTATTGCTTTACTTTGGTTGGTGTTGGAATTTTACTGACATGTCTCTGCTGGTTTGTTCGTCAATTGGTTGGATTTCTCATAGCGAGGGGGGATTTTTCAATGCTATTATGAGTTTCCCATCCAATTACCCAAATAGTCCACCTTCAGTTAAGTTCACTTCAGAGATATGGCATCCCAATGGTTAGTgttttttttgaatttgtgaTTTTGCTTTGATTTGAACTACATGAAAGTGATGTTTTCTGTTCAATTTTTGCAGTATATCCCGATGGCCGGGTTTGCATATCAATTCTTCATCCTCCTGGTGAGGATCCAAATGGTTACGAGCTTGCGAGTGAGCGCTGGACACCTGTTCATACGGTATGTGAA
Above is a window of Glycine soja cultivar W05 chromosome 12, ASM419377v2, whole genome shotgun sequence DNA encoding:
- the LOC114380511 gene encoding ubiquitin-conjugating enzyme E2 7-like, which produces MAASQASLLLQKQLKDLCKNPVDGFSAGLVDETNIFEWSVTIIGPPDTLYEGGFFNAIMSFPSNYPNSPPSVKFTSEIWHPNVYPDGRVCISILHPPGEDPNGYELASERWTPVHTVESIVLSIISMLSSPNDESPANVEAAKEWRDRRDDFKKKVSRCVRKSQEML